Proteins from a single region of Candidatus Cloacimonas sp.:
- a CDS encoding thiamine ABC transporter substrate-binding protein: MFDPSLRLIPFAYSNLSLVYNVSLIKNPPQSFGELQDAKYLAQIAICDPMVSGLGRATLLWSVALFGPDGYEYMWQSLRKNIYKTYSNQSEALEALKKGECSLMIGYNTTSAFLQEMDPMNRNFEISMLKEGSFQYIESIGIHRGTQKSALCSKFVDHLLSAETQKMVIYKMGMFPANRKTLLPMHFSAIPFITYSVNDRISNNLIQEQIFYWLDFWERLFGYQI; this comes from the coding sequence ATGTTTGATCCCTCTTTGCGTCTAATTCCTTTTGCCTACAGCAATCTCTCACTGGTTTATAATGTCTCTTTAATAAAAAATCCTCCTCAATCGTTTGGTGAATTGCAAGACGCCAAATATTTAGCTCAAATCGCTATTTGTGATCCAATGGTTTCTGGTTTGGGAAGAGCCACTTTATTGTGGAGCGTTGCCCTTTTTGGACCCGATGGCTATGAATATATGTGGCAGAGTTTACGCAAGAACATTTATAAGACCTATAGTAACCAAAGTGAAGCTTTGGAGGCATTAAAAAAAGGTGAATGTTCATTAATGATTGGTTATAATACAACCTCTGCCTTTTTACAAGAAATGGATCCAATGAATCGTAATTTTGAGATTTCTATGCTTAAAGAAGGCAGCTTTCAGTATATTGAATCAATTGGAATTCATCGAGGAACTCAAAAATCAGCTTTATGCTCTAAATTTGTAGATCACCTTCTCTCAGCTGAAACGCAAAAAATGGTAATTTATAAAATGGGGATGTTTCCTGCCAATCGTAAAACACTATTACCAATGCACTTTTCCGCTATACCTTTCATTACTTACAGTGTGAATGATAGGATATCCAATAACCTGATTCAAGAACAGATATTTTACTGGCTGGATTTTTGGGAACGCCTATTTGGTTATCAAATTTAG